The proteins below come from a single Micromonospora citrea genomic window:
- a CDS encoding nucleotide sugar dehydrogenase, with amino-acid sequence MSVEKLVVIGQGYVGLPLAMRAVEAGLDVVGLDVDSDRIKRLASGESFVEDIPADRLGRALGSGRYRPSTEYADAEGFDICVITVPTPLRDGTPDLSFVEQAGIDIGPYVRPGCAVVLESTTYPGTTEELLRPLLESASGLRSPGDFHLGYSPERIDPGNRTWRLENTPKVVSGVDADSLARVDGFYRRIVERTVPVGSTRVAELTKLIENTFRQVNIALINELTMLSHHLDIDVWQAIEAAETKPFGFMPFRPGPGVGGHCLPIDPCYLSWQVKRRLGRQFRFIELANDVNHEMPEHVAQRIMGGLNRTGRPVSGARLLLLGLAYKKNTGDMRDSPAVEVARRLHALGADVRAVEPYAEPHQIPAGVLVVGLTEREVRAADAVVVVTDHDDFDYDLVVRHARYVFDTRNRCSGPVVERL; translated from the coding sequence GTGAGCGTTGAGAAGTTGGTCGTGATCGGCCAGGGGTACGTCGGTCTGCCGTTGGCCATGCGGGCCGTGGAGGCCGGCCTCGACGTGGTCGGCCTGGACGTCGACTCCGACCGGATCAAGCGGCTCGCGTCCGGCGAGTCGTTCGTCGAGGACATTCCCGCCGACCGGCTCGGCCGGGCGCTGGGCAGCGGCCGGTACCGCCCGAGCACCGAGTACGCCGACGCCGAGGGCTTCGACATCTGCGTCATCACGGTCCCCACGCCGCTGCGGGACGGCACGCCCGACCTCAGCTTCGTGGAGCAGGCCGGCATCGACATCGGCCCGTACGTCCGGCCGGGCTGCGCGGTGGTCCTGGAGTCGACCACCTACCCCGGCACCACCGAGGAACTGCTGCGCCCGCTGCTGGAGTCGGCCAGCGGGCTGCGCAGCCCCGGCGACTTCCACCTGGGCTACAGCCCCGAACGGATCGACCCCGGCAACCGGACCTGGCGGCTGGAGAACACCCCGAAGGTGGTCTCCGGCGTCGACGCGGACTCCCTCGCCCGGGTGGACGGGTTCTACCGGCGGATCGTGGAGCGGACGGTGCCGGTGGGCTCCACCCGGGTGGCGGAGCTGACCAAGCTGATCGAGAACACCTTCCGGCAGGTCAACATCGCGCTGATCAACGAGCTGACCATGCTCTCCCACCACCTGGACATCGACGTCTGGCAGGCGATCGAGGCGGCCGAGACCAAGCCGTTCGGGTTCATGCCGTTCCGGCCCGGCCCCGGGGTGGGCGGGCACTGCCTGCCGATCGACCCGTGCTACCTGTCCTGGCAGGTCAAGCGGCGCCTCGGGCGGCAGTTCCGGTTCATCGAGCTGGCCAACGACGTCAACCACGAGATGCCCGAGCACGTCGCCCAGCGGATCATGGGCGGGCTGAACCGGACCGGCCGCCCGGTGAGCGGGGCCCGGCTGCTGCTGCTGGGGCTGGCGTACAAGAAGAACACCGGCGACATGCGCGACTCCCCCGCCGTCGAGGTCGCCCGGCGCCTGCACGCCCTCGGCGCGGACGTGCGGGCGGTGGAGCCCTACGCGGAGCCGCACCAGATCCCCGCCGGGGTCCTCGTCGTGGGCCTGACCGAGCGGGAGGTCCGGGCGGCCGACGCTGTCGTCGTGGTCACCGACCACGACGACTTCGACTACGACCTGGTCGTCCGGCACGCCCGGTACGTCTTCGACACCCGCAACCGGTGCTCCGGCCCGGTCGTGGAGCGCCTGTAG
- the egtA gene encoding ergothioneine biosynthesis glutamate--cysteine ligase EgtA — MVTSPELDRTTVLRERAVAAGHLARICFKTGPPTRTGVELEWTVHDAADPARPVDGQRLRAALGRHSPPTLDRASPAAPLRHGGTVTVEPGGQLEISTAPQASVAALVSATDGEIAQVSGLLAAAGLVLGQSGIDPHRPPSPVVETPRYRAMRHVFDRRGPAGRTMMYSTAGLQVCLDAGEPEHLSARWAAVHAVGPPLLAAFATAHRHAGRATGWASARMAAWFAIDPARTRPVWTPERADADPVAAWVDYVLAAPLLCVRHAGPDWTAPPAVTFADWVDGALPRPPTTDDLDYHVSTLFPPVRPRGYLELRYLDAQPGRGWALPLAVLAALLAEPGTVQAARAVAGPVAHRWHAAARHGLRDRGLAAAAAELFDLALTALPGLDLPAALHDDIDRDVRRRRAAAGRRHR; from the coding sequence GTGGTGACGTCGCCGGAGCTCGACCGGACCACCGTCCTGCGGGAACGCGCCGTCGCCGCGGGCCATCTCGCGCGGATCTGCTTCAAGACCGGCCCACCGACCCGCACCGGCGTCGAACTCGAGTGGACCGTGCACGACGCCGCCGACCCCGCCCGCCCCGTCGACGGCCAGCGGCTCCGGGCGGCCCTGGGGCGGCACAGCCCCCCGACCCTCGACCGCGCGAGCCCCGCCGCGCCGCTCCGCCACGGTGGCACCGTGACCGTCGAGCCCGGCGGGCAGCTGGAGATCTCCACCGCGCCCCAAGCCTCCGTCGCCGCCCTCGTGTCCGCCACCGACGGCGAGATTGCCCAGGTGAGCGGCCTGCTCGCCGCCGCCGGGCTGGTCCTCGGGCAGAGCGGCATCGACCCTCACCGGCCGCCGTCGCCCGTGGTGGAGACACCCCGCTACCGCGCCATGCGGCACGTCTTCGACCGGCGCGGCCCGGCCGGGCGGACGATGATGTACAGCACCGCCGGCCTCCAGGTCTGCCTGGACGCCGGCGAGCCGGAGCACCTGTCGGCACGCTGGGCGGCGGTGCACGCGGTCGGGCCGCCCCTGCTGGCCGCCTTCGCCACGGCCCACCGGCACGCCGGCCGCGCCACCGGCTGGGCGTCGGCGCGGATGGCGGCCTGGTTCGCCATCGACCCGGCCCGTACCCGCCCGGTCTGGACGCCCGAGCGGGCCGACGCCGACCCGGTCGCCGCCTGGGTCGACTACGTCCTCGCCGCGCCGCTGCTCTGCGTGCGCCACGCCGGTCCCGACTGGACGGCGCCGCCGGCGGTCACCTTCGCCGACTGGGTCGACGGGGCGCTGCCCCGACCCCCGACCACCGACGACCTCGACTACCACGTGAGCACCCTCTTCCCGCCGGTGCGTCCCCGGGGCTACCTGGAACTGCGCTACCTCGACGCGCAGCCCGGCCGGGGCTGGGCGCTCCCCCTGGCGGTGCTGGCGGCCCTGCTCGCCGAGCCCGGCACGGTGCAGGCGGCCCGCGCCGTCGCCGGGCCGGTGGCGCACCGCTGGCACGCCGCCGCCCGCCACGGCCTGCGCGACCGGGGGCTGGCCGCCGCCGCCGCGGAACTGTTCGACCTGGCGCTGACGGCCCTGCCCGGGCTCGACCTGCCGGCGGCCCTGCACGACGACATCGACCGAGACGTACGGCGGCGACGGGCCGCCGCGGGGAGGAGGCACCGGTGA
- a CDS encoding RNA polymerase sigma factor, whose amino-acid sequence MSAELNGAVAAAQAGDEDAFRFLYRSLQPGLLRYLTALVGADAEDVASETWLQISRDLPSFTGGEFRAWTVTIARNRAMDHLRRQRRRPSLPVPVQALSELAGDADTAERAGETIGTEAALALIATLPPREAEAVLLRAVIGLDAETAGRVLGRRPGAVRTAAHRGLRRLAALMERYDLSQPPAASDGATPPHPRAGRRQAPHAEPADG is encoded by the coding sequence GTGTCCGCTGAGCTGAACGGCGCCGTCGCCGCGGCGCAGGCCGGCGACGAGGACGCCTTCCGGTTCCTCTACCGCAGCCTCCAGCCCGGTCTGCTGCGATACCTGACCGCCCTGGTCGGCGCCGACGCCGAGGACGTGGCCTCCGAGACCTGGCTGCAGATCTCCCGCGACCTGCCCAGCTTCACCGGCGGCGAGTTCCGGGCCTGGACGGTGACGATCGCCCGCAACCGGGCCATGGACCACCTGCGGCGGCAGCGCCGCCGCCCGTCGCTGCCGGTTCCGGTGCAGGCGCTCAGTGAGCTGGCCGGCGACGCCGACACCGCCGAGCGGGCCGGCGAGACCATCGGCACCGAGGCCGCCCTGGCGCTGATCGCCACCCTGCCGCCGCGCGAGGCCGAGGCGGTCCTGCTCCGCGCCGTCATCGGGCTGGACGCCGAGACCGCCGGGCGGGTGCTCGGCCGCCGGCCCGGCGCCGTGCGCACCGCCGCCCACCGGGGACTGCGCCGGCTGGCCGCCCTGATGGAACGCTACGACCTGTCCCAGCCGCCGGCCGCCTCCGACGGCGCGACGCCGCCGCACCCGCGCGCCGGTCGGCGGCAGGCGCCGCACGCCGAGCCGGCGGACGGTTGA
- the egtB gene encoding ergothioneine biosynthesis protein EgtB yields the protein MTGATTRQPGAEQLRSRIAAELERTRARTALLTEAVDEADLVRQHSPLMSPLVWDLAHVGNQEELWLVRDVGGREPVRRDIDDLYDAFKQPRRDRPSLPLLPPQEARAYLLTVRDKVLDLLDRVAFTDRPLVADGFAFGMIVQHEQQHDETMLATHQLRAGPAVLHAPPPPEPRASVGGEVLIPAGEFTMGTDTDPWALDNERPAHRVHLPAYVIDAAPVTNGRYREFIADGGYDDPRWWSPAGWRHRQEAGLSAPMHWRRDGDGWAYRRFGRWAPVRDDEPVVHVCYHEAWAYAAWAGRRLPTEAEWEKAARWDPATGRSRRYPWGDEDPTAEHANLGQRHLWPAPVGAYPAGASPLGVHQLVGDVWEWTSTTFRGHPGFRAFPYREYSEVFFGDDYQVLRGGSFGTDLAACRGTFRNWDYPIRRQIFSGFRCARDARPEESQP from the coding sequence GTGACCGGAGCGACGACGCGACAGCCGGGCGCGGAGCAGTTGCGCAGCCGGATCGCGGCCGAGCTGGAACGCACCCGCGCCCGCACGGCGCTGCTGACCGAGGCGGTCGACGAGGCCGACCTCGTGCGGCAGCACTCGCCGCTGATGTCCCCGCTGGTCTGGGACCTCGCCCACGTCGGCAACCAGGAGGAGCTCTGGCTGGTGCGCGACGTCGGCGGCCGCGAACCGGTCCGGCGCGACATCGACGACCTCTACGACGCGTTCAAGCAGCCCCGCCGGGACCGCCCGTCGCTGCCGCTGCTGCCGCCGCAGGAGGCCCGCGCCTACCTGCTCACCGTCCGGGACAAGGTGCTCGACCTGCTGGACCGGGTAGCGTTCACCGACCGCCCGCTGGTCGCCGACGGCTTCGCCTTCGGCATGATCGTGCAGCACGAGCAGCAGCACGACGAGACGATGCTCGCCACCCACCAGTTGCGCGCCGGGCCGGCGGTACTGCACGCCCCGCCGCCGCCCGAGCCGCGCGCCTCCGTCGGCGGTGAGGTGCTGATCCCGGCGGGCGAGTTCACGATGGGCACGGACACGGACCCGTGGGCGCTGGACAACGAGCGCCCCGCCCACCGGGTCCACCTGCCGGCGTACGTCATCGACGCCGCGCCGGTGACCAACGGGCGCTACCGCGAGTTCATCGCCGACGGCGGCTACGACGACCCGCGCTGGTGGAGCCCGGCGGGCTGGCGGCACCGTCAGGAGGCGGGGCTGTCCGCGCCGATGCACTGGCGGCGCGACGGCGACGGCTGGGCCTACCGGCGCTTCGGGCGGTGGGCCCCGGTCCGTGACGACGAGCCGGTGGTGCACGTCTGCTACCACGAGGCGTGGGCGTACGCGGCCTGGGCCGGCAGGCGACTGCCGACCGAGGCGGAGTGGGAGAAGGCGGCCCGCTGGGATCCGGCCACCGGCCGCTCCCGCCGCTACCCGTGGGGCGACGAGGATCCCACCGCCGAGCACGCCAACCTGGGGCAGCGGCATCTGTGGCCGGCGCCGGTGGGCGCCTACCCGGCGGGCGCCTCACCGCTGGGCGTGCACCAGCTCGTCGGCGACGTGTGGGAGTGGACGTCGACCACCTTCCGGGGGCACCCCGGCTTCAGGGCGTTCCCCTACCGCGAATACTCCGAGGTCTTCTTCGGCGACGACTACCAGGTGCTGCGGGGCGGGTCGTTCGGCACCGACCTGGCCGCGTGCCGGGGCACCTTCCGTAACTGGGACTACCCGATCCGGCGGCAGATCTTCAGCGGCTTCCGCTGTGCCCGCGACGCCCGTCCGGAGGAGTCGCAGCCGTGA
- a CDS encoding serine/threonine-protein kinase, with amino-acid sequence MLSPEVVLSGRYRLDERVATGGMGDVWRAKDLVLGRQVAVKVLLPALVSDPDFIARFRAEARIMAALRHPGIVQVFDCGEDDLPDGSRADYLVMEFVTGQPLSKRIEAVGRLDVGETMAIVAQVAQALHAAHLGGIVHRDVKPSNLLVQEDGSVVLVDFGVARSTNVTSITSTNAVPGTALYMAPEQAAGRPVSAATDIYALGAVTYCCLSGSPPFTGDNPLQVAVRHLDDEPPELPNEIPEAVRALVSRALAKDPADRFGSAAAMAEAARAAVSDPSAPTAMVAAPGVAALRGADPGTRTDLPAVAAATTGRRNRRGTLVGAVAAVLVALAGLGAALGAAGEADAPAVNVPKTTAPAAVPSGDAEAPAQEEQDTNRTRPFRPAGSTSSPSPSTTVSPVSPQPSQSAGPQSPEPTGSTDPAPTGDPTSTAPTEPTDPAPTDQQTPPTTPANPPAGGGGGSTPRDGAS; translated from the coding sequence GTGTTGTCACCGGAGGTCGTACTCAGCGGTCGGTACCGCCTGGACGAGCGTGTCGCCACGGGCGGCATGGGCGACGTCTGGCGGGCCAAGGACCTCGTCCTCGGCCGTCAGGTCGCGGTCAAGGTCCTGCTGCCCGCGCTGGTCTCCGACCCCGACTTCATCGCCCGCTTCCGCGCCGAGGCGCGGATCATGGCCGCGCTGCGGCACCCCGGCATCGTCCAGGTCTTCGACTGCGGCGAGGACGACCTGCCCGACGGCAGCCGGGCCGACTACCTGGTCATGGAGTTCGTGACCGGCCAGCCGCTGTCCAAGCGGATCGAGGCCGTCGGCCGGCTCGACGTCGGCGAGACGATGGCGATCGTCGCGCAGGTGGCGCAGGCACTGCACGCCGCGCACCTCGGCGGGATCGTGCACCGCGACGTCAAGCCGAGCAACCTGCTGGTGCAGGAGGACGGCAGCGTGGTGCTCGTCGACTTCGGCGTCGCCCGGTCGACCAACGTAACCAGCATCACCAGCACGAACGCGGTGCCCGGCACCGCGCTCTACATGGCGCCCGAGCAGGCCGCCGGCCGGCCGGTCTCCGCGGCCACCGACATCTACGCCCTCGGCGCCGTGACCTACTGCTGCCTCAGCGGCAGCCCGCCGTTCACCGGCGACAACCCGCTCCAGGTCGCCGTCCGGCACCTCGACGACGAGCCGCCGGAGCTGCCGAACGAGATCCCCGAGGCGGTCCGCGCGCTGGTCTCCCGCGCCCTGGCGAAGGACCCGGCCGACCGGTTCGGCAGCGCGGCGGCGATGGCCGAGGCCGCCCGCGCCGCCGTCTCCGACCCGTCCGCGCCGACCGCGATGGTGGCCGCCCCGGGCGTCGCCGCGCTGCGCGGCGCCGACCCGGGCACCCGCACCGACCTGCCGGCCGTGGCGGCCGCGACGACCGGGCGGCGGAACCGCCGCGGCACGCTGGTCGGCGCGGTCGCGGCGGTGCTGGTGGCGCTCGCGGGCCTGGGCGCCGCGCTCGGCGCGGCGGGCGAGGCCGACGCGCCGGCGGTCAACGTGCCGAAGACGACCGCGCCGGCCGCCGTACCGAGCGGGGACGCCGAGGCGCCGGCGCAGGAGGAGCAGGACACGAACCGGACCCGTCCGTTCCGGCCGGCCGGTTCCACCTCCAGCCCGTCGCCGTCGACCACCGTCTCCCCGGTCTCGCCGCAGCCGAGCCAGTCGGCGGGCCCGCAGTCCCCGGAACCGACGGGAAGCACGGACCCGGCGCCCACCGGCGATCCCACGTCCACCGCGCCGACGGAGCCCACGGACCCGGCCCCGACCGACCAGCAGACGCCTCCGACCACGCCGGCGAACCCGCCGGCCGGCGGGGGCGGCGGCAGCACGCCACGCGACGGAGCGTCCTGA